The following coding sequences lie in one Nonomuraea muscovyensis genomic window:
- a CDS encoding Type 1 glutamine amidotransferase-like domain-containing protein: MRMYLSSFRMGDRPDQLLALLGGQGSAEVAVIANAMDAQPPDERRAGVERETSELTALGLQPTELDLRTFFDQPHQAVAAVLARFPMVWVRGGNVFMLRYALARSGADTALTALIRRDAVVYAGYSAGPCVLAPSLRGLEYCDDPHVVPATYGMPVIWDGLGVLDYAVVPHIDSPGHPESQALGVVAANYDADGIAHRTLRDGQALVIDGEDTRIC; the protein is encoded by the coding sequence ATGCGCATGTATCTCTCCTCCTTCCGGATGGGCGATCGGCCAGACCAGTTGCTCGCGCTGCTGGGCGGGCAGGGTTCGGCCGAAGTCGCCGTGATCGCCAACGCCATGGACGCCCAGCCCCCGGACGAACGCAGAGCCGGGGTCGAGCGTGAGACCAGCGAGCTCACCGCGCTGGGGCTGCAGCCGACCGAGCTTGACCTGCGCACGTTCTTCGACCAGCCCCACCAAGCCGTCGCGGCCGTGCTGGCCCGCTTTCCCATGGTCTGGGTGCGCGGCGGAAATGTGTTCATGCTGCGTTACGCGCTCGCCCGCAGTGGTGCCGACACCGCACTGACAGCCCTGATCCGACGGGACGCAGTGGTCTACGCCGGATACAGCGCCGGCCCGTGCGTGCTGGCGCCGAGCCTGCGCGGACTGGAGTACTGCGACGACCCGCACGTCGTCCCCGCGACCTACGGCATGCCGGTGATCTGGGACGGGCTGGGCGTCCTCGACTACGCGGTGGTGCCACACATCGACTCCCCGGGCCACCCTGAGTCGCAGGCCCTGGGTGTCGTCGCGGCCAACTACGATGCTGACGGCATCGCGCACCGCACCCTGCGTGACGGGCAGGCACTCGTCATCGACGGCGAGGACACGCGTATCTGCTGA
- a CDS encoding serine hydrolase domain-containing protein: protein MNGSAIAASGLRKANKDKIVLDGVNRFRMPRVFRGVAVTALAAALLAGAATPGVAAADSRSLPKAAAGQDRPELQKAVQAFVDRGYAGLQMRVHDQRGEWVGSAGVRKLGQSAKPPTNGRFWVGSITKTFTATVVLQLVAEGKIGLDAPVAGYLPKLGLDRRITVRMLLRHTSGLFNYTGEYYDDGTVVPGIPAMGKEWVDNRFRTYRPQELVRLALSKPARFEPGTDQSYSNTNYTLALLLIEKVTGRSYAEEMQRRILRPLGLRGTVVPGVRTQLPGPHAHGYYRYQDAGQWKVVDVTRQNLSLLAGAGDMISTTQDLQTFVSALMGGKLLPAPLLAEMRKPHGKLGYGLGLFVQDLGPNCGGTVFQHNGSPPGGYGALMYSSPDGSKTLTASVTSGDAAVDQAQEFPKALEKLLTAVFCGGQAD from the coding sequence ATGAACGGTTCAGCGATCGCGGCCTCGGGGCTGCGCAAGGCAAACAAAGACAAGATCGTGCTCGACGGCGTCAACAGGTTCCGGATGCCGCGGGTCTTCCGGGGAGTGGCGGTCACGGCGCTGGCGGCCGCGCTGCTGGCCGGGGCGGCCACACCCGGGGTGGCCGCCGCGGACAGCAGGTCCCTGCCGAAGGCCGCTGCCGGGCAGGATCGCCCGGAACTGCAGAAGGCCGTCCAGGCGTTCGTCGATCGCGGTTACGCCGGGTTGCAGATGCGCGTGCACGATCAGCGGGGCGAGTGGGTCGGCAGCGCCGGGGTGCGCAAGCTGGGCCAGAGCGCGAAGCCGCCGACGAACGGGCGGTTCTGGGTGGGCAGTATCACCAAGACCTTCACCGCGACCGTGGTGTTGCAACTGGTGGCCGAGGGCAAGATCGGGTTGGACGCCCCGGTGGCCGGCTACCTGCCCAAGCTCGGGCTGGACCGGCGGATCACCGTGCGGATGCTGCTGCGGCACACCAGCGGGTTGTTCAACTACACCGGCGAGTACTACGACGACGGGACGGTCGTGCCGGGGATCCCCGCGATGGGCAAGGAGTGGGTGGACAACCGGTTCCGCACCTACCGGCCGCAGGAGCTGGTACGGCTCGCGTTGTCCAAGCCGGCGCGGTTCGAGCCGGGGACGGACCAGAGCTACTCCAACACCAACTACACGCTGGCCCTGCTGCTGATCGAGAAGGTCACCGGTCGCTCGTACGCCGAGGAGATGCAGCGGCGGATCCTGCGACCGCTCGGGCTGCGGGGCACCGTGGTGCCGGGTGTCCGGACGCAACTCCCCGGGCCGCACGCCCACGGCTACTACCGCTACCAGGACGCCGGCCAGTGGAAGGTGGTCGACGTCACCCGCCAGAACCTCTCCCTGCTGGCCGGCGCCGGTGACATGATCTCGACCACCCAGGATCTCCAGACGTTCGTCTCCGCGCTGATGGGCGGCAAGCTCCTGCCGGCCCCGCTGCTGGCCGAGATGCGCAAGCCGCATGGGAAGCTGGGCTACGGCCTTGGGCTGTTCGTGCAGGACCTGGGCCCGAACTGCGGCGGCACCGTCTTCCAGCACAACGGCAGCCCTCCCGGGGGCTACGGGGCGCTGATGTACAGCTCGCCCGACGGCAGTAAGACCCTGACCGCCTCGGTGACCAGCGGAGACGCCGCAGTCGACCAGGCGCAGGAGTTCCCGAAGGCCCTGGAGAAGCTCTTGACGGCGGTGTTCTGCGGCGGGCAGGCCGACTAA
- a CDS encoding endonuclease/exonuclease/phosphatase family protein: MGRWRRDRDVQGRTSWAHGRVLASVAVLVAVLLAFPGVVPNTLGNLGSLLETFLPWGGLAVPVLMVLALLRRSAIAMVSLVLPAAVWAGLFGERLLPADQGAAHDLTVLQHNVSDENPDPEGTARTLAQVGADLIALEELMPGALPVYEAVLAPGLPHHAVVGTVGLWSRYPLEDSGPVDIRPADVGGDWSRGLRSTMRTPSGDVAVYVAHLPSVRIRLPDGFDSRWRDESAAALGAAIAAEELDTVVLLGDFNSTLDDRGLAPVTSRLAPAEEGFGFSWPAAFPIARIDHVMTRAAIPVTTWTLPATGSDHLAVAARLER, translated from the coding sequence ATCGGGCGGTGGCGTCGGGACCGGGACGTACAGGGCCGGACGTCCTGGGCGCACGGGCGGGTCCTCGCGTCGGTGGCCGTGCTGGTGGCCGTGCTGCTCGCCTTCCCCGGCGTCGTGCCCAACACCCTGGGCAACCTCGGCAGCCTGCTGGAGACCTTCCTTCCCTGGGGTGGCCTGGCCGTTCCCGTGCTGATGGTCCTGGCACTGCTGCGTCGCTCGGCCATCGCGATGGTGTCCCTGGTGCTGCCCGCAGCGGTCTGGGCCGGCCTCTTCGGTGAGCGGTTGCTACCCGCTGACCAGGGGGCGGCTCACGACCTGACCGTGCTCCAGCACAACGTCAGCGACGAGAATCCCGATCCCGAAGGAACCGCGCGAACCCTGGCGCAGGTCGGAGCCGACCTCATTGCTCTGGAGGAGTTGATGCCCGGGGCCCTGCCCGTCTACGAGGCCGTCCTCGCGCCCGGCCTTCCCCACCACGCGGTCGTGGGCACCGTCGGACTCTGGTCCAGATATCCCCTTGAGGACTCCGGACCGGTGGACATCAGGCCCGCGGATGTCGGGGGAGACTGGAGCCGAGGGCTGCGGTCCACCATGCGGACGCCATCCGGCGACGTGGCCGTGTACGTCGCTCACCTGCCCTCCGTCCGTATCCGGCTGCCGGACGGCTTCGACTCCCGCTGGAGGGACGAGAGCGCCGCCGCACTGGGCGCGGCCATCGCCGCGGAAGAGCTGGACACCGTCGTCCTGCTGGGCGACTTCAACAGCACCCTCGATGACCGTGGCCTGGCTCCGGTCACCTCCCGGCTGGCCCCGGCGGAGGAGGGTTTCGGCTTCAGCTGGCCCGCTGCCTTCCCCATCGCCCGGATCGACCACGTCATGACCCGTGCGGCGATTCCTGTCACCACCTGGACCTTGCCGGCGACCGGCAGCGACCACCTGGCGGTCGCAGCCCGCCTCGAACGCTGA